The following are from one region of the Amedibacterium intestinale genome:
- a CDS encoding ABC transporter ATP-binding protein, whose translation MKLQLQDISMSFSKKQILSHLSIDVKEEEFISILGPSGCGKSTILNILAGILNADDGKIRIDGKEVKDAKEHFAYMPQEDLLLPWKTILDNVCLYGSIHKEKKQAQKQAMQLFPVFGLSGYENAYPEELSGGMRQRAAFLRTALCKADILLLDEPFGALDVITRSDMQDWLIQMKSKLKKTTILVTHDIDEAIYLSDRILILNGHPASIQKEICITETNRTREWLYAQSELRTNIHEMLKGNNHV comes from the coding sequence ATGAAGTTACAGCTACAAGATATATCCATGTCTTTTTCTAAGAAACAGATTCTTTCCCATCTTTCTATAGATGTGAAGGAAGAAGAGTTCATTAGTATTTTAGGTCCAAGTGGATGTGGAAAAAGTACGATCTTAAATATACTGGCAGGTATTCTAAATGCAGATGATGGAAAAATACGGATTGATGGAAAAGAAGTAAAAGATGCAAAAGAACATTTTGCGTATATGCCACAGGAAGATTTATTACTGCCATGGAAAACGATATTAGATAATGTTTGCTTATATGGAAGCATTCATAAAGAAAAAAAACAGGCACAAAAACAAGCTATGCAGCTGTTTCCTGTTTTTGGATTAAGTGGATATGAAAATGCATATCCAGAAGAGTTATCTGGCGGTATGCGTCAAAGAGCAGCTTTTCTTCGCACTGCCCTATGCAAAGCAGATATTTTATTGCTGGATGAACCTTTTGGTGCATTGGATGTCATTACCAGAAGCGATATGCAGGATTGGCTTATACAAATGAAAAGCAAACTGAAAAAAACAACAATTCTAGTAACCCATGATATTGATGAAGCGATTTATTTATCCGATCGTATCCTTATCTTAAATGGGCATCCAGCTTCTATTCAAAAAGAGATTTGTATTACAGAAACTAATCGTACAAGAGAATGGCTGTATGCACAAAGTGAACTGCGTACAAACATTCATGAGATGTTGAAAGGAAATAATCATGTATAG
- a CDS encoding TatD family hydrolase encodes MYSDAHFHLSEKMKKILETNPLSGIISCTTPKECIEAEAFLSKHPSYAISCGIHPWKCDTITWKEMLPFLEKAQIIGEIGMDNVWCKKDIDIQKNIFEKQLQFAMQHKKTVVLHTKGMEKEILECIRLYPNTYHVHWYSCMEYIEEYRDLDCYFSIGPFPSIDKSVQKVCQLVPCDRLLIESDGIDAISWAIHRNIQDDEYLSSLYTIAKQIGDIKKKTAEEILEITYHNLQRFLTQKTL; translated from the coding sequence ATGTATAGCGATGCACATTTCCATTTAAGTGAGAAGATGAAAAAGATTCTTGAAACAAATCCTTTATCTGGCATCATCAGCTGTACGACACCTAAGGAATGCATAGAAGCAGAAGCATTTCTATCCAAACATCCATCGTATGCCATTTCTTGTGGAATCCACCCATGGAAGTGCGATACCATCACCTGGAAAGAAATGCTTCCCTTTCTTGAAAAAGCACAGATAATTGGAGAAATTGGAATGGATAATGTCTGGTGCAAGAAAGATATTGATATCCAAAAAAACATCTTTGAAAAACAGCTGCAATTTGCCATGCAACATAAAAAAACAGTTGTTCTTCACACAAAAGGAATGGAAAAAGAAATTCTTGAATGTATTCGTCTTTATCCAAATACGTATCATGTACACTGGTATTCCTGTATGGAATACATAGAAGAATATAGGGATTTAGACTGTTACTTCAGTATCGGTCCTTTCCCTTCCATTGATAAAAGTGTACAAAAAGTATGCCAGCTTGTTCCCTGTGATCGCCTGTTAATAGAAAGTGATGGAATTGATGCGATATCATGGGCCATTCATCGAAATATACAAGACGATGAATATCTGTCTTCTTTATATACGATTGCCAAACAAATAGGAGATATCAAAAAGAAAACCGCAGAAGAAATTTTAGAAATTACCTATCACAATCTACAACGCTTTTTAACACAGAAAACATTGTAA
- a CDS encoding LysR family transcriptional regulator: protein MIDVKVKTFLTLMEEKSTIQCAEVLHITQPAVTQHIRALEKEYEVKLFKKEGRCLVPTEKALEFYRMAKQLTTMEKHIHLSMQKQPAIPLYYGATKSIAETILPSLTFSMLQEYQGRKFKLLVQNTKRLLEELEEGNLHFALIEGNVNHRRYVCKTLLNTKFICVCKKNGKYANCTNLHELIKAPLLLREEGSGSRDILEHTLHSFDVDIEDFTICHEFESVSLILSLVKQDAGITFIYEEVARNYIEQGILQPLLPDMFSIERQFTFVALPAMPFTEDNEKMYVFLKEKLKDASSVMDI, encoded by the coding sequence ATGATTGATGTAAAAGTAAAGACATTTTTAACTCTAATGGAAGAAAAAAGCACGATACAATGTGCAGAAGTTTTGCATATTACACAGCCTGCAGTTACACAGCATATTCGCGCATTGGAAAAAGAATATGAAGTGAAGCTTTTTAAAAAAGAAGGACGATGTTTAGTTCCAACAGAGAAAGCTTTGGAGTTTTATCGTATGGCAAAGCAGTTGACTACAATGGAAAAGCATATTCATCTTTCCATGCAGAAACAGCCGGCTATACCACTTTATTATGGCGCAACAAAGTCCATAGCGGAAACGATCTTGCCATCCCTGACTTTTTCTATGCTGCAAGAATATCAAGGAAGAAAATTTAAACTTCTTGTACAAAATACAAAAAGGTTACTGGAGGAACTGGAAGAAGGAAATCTTCATTTTGCGCTTATTGAAGGAAATGTAAATCATCGTCGTTACGTTTGTAAAACATTACTAAATACAAAATTTATTTGTGTATGTAAAAAGAATGGAAAGTATGCAAATTGTACAAATCTGCATGAATTAATAAAAGCTCCTTTATTATTAAGAGAAGAAGGAAGCGGTTCAAGAGATATTTTAGAACATACCCTTCATTCTTTTGATGTGGATATTGAAGATTTTACGATTTGCCATGAATTTGAAAGTGTTTCGCTTATACTGTCTTTAGTTAAGCAGGATGCAGGTATTACGTTTATATATGAGGAAGTCGCAAGAAACTATATAGAGCAGGGGATTTTACAGCCTTTGCTTCCAGATATGTTTTCTATTGAGCGACAATTTACATTTGTTGCTTTGCCTGCTATGCCTTTTACAGAAGATAATGAAAAAATGTATGTATTTCTAAAAGAAAAATTAAAAGATGCATCCAGTGTTATGGATATTTGA
- a CDS encoding YeiH family protein: MKNFMIQKGPGFLVCAVIAAISQYIAKFVPQIGAALFAIGIGVFCGNTFLNKKCFQAGTSFSERNLLEYSIVLTGATLLLSEIFALGLKGIGFIATQMFLTICAAYLLGKAFGMKKKFRLLMGAGNAVCGSSAIASVSPILDADTKDKGIAITIVNVTGTVLMVLLPILTGILYQHEMLHTSAMIGGTLQSIGQVIASADLVGPAYVPTATIFKIIRIIFIVLVAYAFSHVNTDPDQKLFSKKKHTEGKVKTSIPWFIIGFFIMAILHTIGLIPRPLSELAHLVSQQFEIIALAAIGMRVKFKDLAAEGPKALGYGLTIGACQILFAIVLIKLFIG; the protein is encoded by the coding sequence ATGAAGAATTTTATGATACAAAAAGGACCAGGATTTCTGGTTTGTGCTGTTATCGCAGCAATCTCACAATATATCGCAAAATTTGTTCCGCAAATTGGAGCTGCTTTGTTTGCGATAGGTATTGGTGTTTTCTGTGGAAATACCTTTTTAAATAAAAAATGTTTTCAAGCAGGAACCAGCTTTTCTGAGAGAAATTTATTAGAATATTCCATCGTATTAACCGGTGCTACCTTATTGTTAAGTGAAATTTTTGCGCTTGGTTTGAAAGGAATTGGATTTATTGCGACACAAATGTTTCTTACGATATGTGCCGCCTATCTTCTTGGAAAAGCATTTGGCATGAAAAAGAAATTCCGTCTTTTAATGGGTGCTGGAAATGCGGTTTGCGGTTCTAGCGCCATTGCCAGTGTTTCTCCCATATTAGATGCAGATACGAAAGATAAAGGAATTGCGATTACGATCGTGAATGTTACAGGGACGGTACTAATGGTTCTATTACCAATTCTTACCGGTATTCTTTACCAGCATGAAATGCTGCATACAAGTGCTATGATTGGAGGAACTTTACAATCCATTGGACAAGTCATTGCTTCTGCAGACTTAGTTGGTCCAGCCTATGTTCCAACAGCTACCATCTTTAAAATTATCCGTATCATTTTTATTGTTCTTGTAGCATATGCATTTTCTCATGTAAATACAGATCCTGATCAAAAACTATTCTCTAAGAAAAAACATACAGAAGGAAAAGTCAAAACCAGTATTCCCTGGTTTATCATAGGCTTCTTTATTATGGCCATACTACATACGATAGGACTTATTCCTAGACCTCTTTCTGAACTTGCTCATTTGGTTAGCCAGCAGTTTGAAATCATTGCATTAGCTGCCATTGGTATGCGTGTAAAGTTCAAGGATTTAGCTGCAGAAGGACCGAAAGCTTTAGGTTATGGTTTAACGATTGGGGCATGTCAAATACTTTTTGCCATTGTGTTGATTAAGCTTTTTATTGGATAA
- a CDS encoding NAD(P)/FAD-dependent oxidoreductase gives MYDILIIGGGPAGISAAIYAKSRGCNVLVLEQSQIGGQISMVSHVTHYCGLMKDESGTTFSNRLKQQLNDANIEIQFERVIQVKLQGEIKEVQTISHTYQAHNIILANGTVPRKLNIPGEKELYKKGIGLNALQDAQDYKHKHVYVIGGSDGAAKEALYLSTIASKVSILHFEKTLACIDEFKKKISEAKNIEVCLETRLHAVYGKEQIEALDILDLKDNSIKHIEESGCGIFVYAGSIPNTSLYTELKLENGYIPVDKNQQAAITGVYAAGDICVKQVRQVATAVADGAIAGIHAAIH, from the coding sequence ATGTATGATATTCTTATTATTGGTGGCGGTCCCGCTGGAATCAGTGCGGCCATTTATGCGAAAAGCCGCGGATGTAATGTTTTAGTTTTAGAACAGTCACAAATTGGTGGACAAATCAGTATGGTATCTCATGTTACCCATTATTGTGGACTTATGAAAGATGAAAGTGGCACAACATTTTCCAATCGCTTAAAACAGCAGTTAAATGATGCCAATATTGAAATTCAGTTTGAACGAGTTATACAAGTAAAATTACAAGGTGAAATTAAAGAAGTACAAACCATAAGCCATACATATCAGGCACATAACATTATTTTAGCAAATGGGACTGTCCCAAGAAAATTAAACATTCCAGGAGAAAAAGAATTGTATAAAAAAGGAATTGGTCTTAATGCCCTTCAAGATGCACAAGATTATAAACATAAGCATGTATATGTTATTGGAGGCAGTGATGGAGCAGCAAAAGAAGCTTTGTATTTATCAACAATCGCTTCAAAAGTAAGTATTCTGCATTTTGAGAAAACCCTGGCATGTATTGATGAATTTAAAAAGAAAATATCTGAAGCAAAAAATATTGAAGTCTGTTTAGAAACACGCTTACATGCTGTGTATGGAAAAGAACAAATAGAGGCATTGGATATCTTAGACTTAAAAGATAACAGTATAAAACATATCGAGGAAAGTGGATGTGGTATCTTTGTATATGCAGGCTCTATTCCTAATACTTCTTTATACACTGAACTGAAACTAGAAAATGGATATATCCCTGTCGATAAAAACCAGCAAGCCGCAATTACTGGTGTATATGCAGCTGGAGATATTTGTGTAAAACAGGTACGTCAAGTTGCTACTGCTGTTGCAGATGGAGCCATTGCCGGTATTCATGCTGCTATACATTAA